Proteins encoded within one genomic window of Camelina sativa cultivar DH55 chromosome 19, Cs, whole genome shotgun sequence:
- the LOC104765349 gene encoding uncharacterized protein LOC104765349, translating into MVNHRKTTDTDESPPEFEFGSLTPSSPPQDSFNENSPADHLFFNGRLLPHAFPAASSIYTKRSISSRSNSTNSRSTFGSNSSSTSHSPRMSSGNVGSNNNNSPITHNKPLDIKPPNNRCGKTVNSTRRKATEIVTASLYRSYSSQRWQYITPVPVKMSGGIRVGGRKKKVVRVRKKTEESRGSRVMKLWRRILMAAIFACRECHALEGA; encoded by the coding sequence atgGTGAATCATCGGAAAACGACAGACACTGACGAGTCGCCGCCGGAATTTGAGTTCGGATCGTTGACTCCATCTTCTCCGCCGCAAGACTCGTTCAATGAGAATTCTCCCGCTGATCACCTCTTCTTCAACGGCCGTCTCTTGCCGCACGCTTTCCCTGCGGCGAGTAGTATTTATACAAAGCGGTCTATCTCATCCCGGAGCAATAGCACGAACAGCAGGAGTACTTTTGGTAGTAATAGCAGCTCAACTTCTCACTCTCCGCGAATGAGTAGTGGCAATGTCggtagcaacaacaacaatagtcCCATTACTCATAACAAGCCGTTGGATATAAAACCTCCGAACAATAGATGTGGCAAAACCGTAAATTCGACGAGGAGGAAAGCTACGGAGATTGTGACAGCGTCTCTGTACAGGTCGTATTCATCGCAGCGGTGGCAATATATAACTCCGGTGCCGGTGAAAATGAGTGGAGGGATAAGGGTCGGTGggcggaagaagaaggtggtaAGGGTGAGAAAGAAGACGGAGGAGAGCAGGGGGAGTAGGGTGATGAAGCTGTGGAGAAGAATTTTAATGGCGGCGATTTTTGCTTGTAGAGAGTGTCATGCATTGGAAGGAGCTTGA